TATTCTTCGTTTTGAAGAAGGACAAGAGTGGGTCATCGGCCGCGATCCCGACGTAACTGATCTAGTTCTTGAGGATCCGCTCGTCTCAAGAAGACACGTGATCATCCACCTGACTTCTGAAGGGTATCTCTTAGAAAACTTAAGCTCTGTCAATCCAGCCACTCAGAACGGCAAGATCATTACTGAATCTGTTCTCCTCTCAGAAGGAGACATCATCCAAGTTGGAAGCACCTTTTTCCGTTTTACCAGCAAAGAGCCCGCTCTTGAAGAGGAGGCTCCTGTCGAAGAAGCTCCTACTCTTGAAGAAGAGGATCTAACGAGCGCAGAAATTGAGAGCACCTACGACGCGCGCTGGCTGATGAAGGTGATCACAGGTCCGAATGCCGGGGCTGAGTTCTCGATGAACAAAGGGGCGATCTACCTCATCGGAAAAGACCCTAACCTCTGCGACATCATCTTCCACGACTTAAGCGTCTCAAGACAGCACGCACGCCTTACTGTTGACGATCAAGAGAATGTCTTTATCGAAGATATGGGCAGCCGAAATGGCGTCTTGATTAACGGCGAACCAATTTCGGGAAAGCATCAGATCTCCTCTCAGGACCTGGTTGCCCTCGGCACTACCACATTCCTTCTCATCGATCGGAAAGAGGCACGCGAAACGATCGTCTCTGCCACGATTACACATCCAGCAAGAGCCGAAGAGACTCATGGTGAAGAGGAGATGGAGCGGGAGACCGCAACCACTACCCTCGCCCCTGTGCGCGAGTGGAAAGAGATGAGGATTAAAAAACGCCACCTCGTTCTAGGCGGAATCGGCATCTTCCTGCTCTTCTTCCTATTTATGGGAACCTTCTCGCTTTTTAAAGTTGAGCCGGTCGTTGTTGCTGAAAAACATGAGAGCGAGCAGATCCAAGAAGCGCTCAAGAACTACCCCGACGTTCAATTCTCATTCACACAGTCGAACGGCAAGCTCTTTCTAGTGGGACACGTCCTAACTGCAGTCGATAAGCAGGAGCTTCTCTATACTCTAAGCGGGATCTCTTTCATCGGCGAAGTCGAAGATAATGTGGTTGTAGATGAGTATGTCTGGCAGAACATGAATGCGCTGCTGATGAGCAATCCCGACTGGCAGGGGATCTCGATCCACTCGCCCTCTCCTGGAAAGTTTGTCATGCGCGGTTATCTTGAAACGCTCGAACAGGCGCAGGCTCTCTCCGATTATATGAACGTCAACTTCCCCTATCTAGATCGATTAGACAATCAGATCGTTGTGGAAGGAAATCTTGCGACGCAGATCCAGAGCATGCTGATGGAAAAAGGATTTGGAACGGTTCTCTTCCAGCTCTCCAACGGCGAACTGGTTCTAACTGGCAGAGTCGACGAGAAGAACAAGACGGCTTATGAAGAACTGGTTAACCATTTTAAAGCGCTGATGGGCGTGCGAACAGTGAAGAACTTTGTGGTGCTATCGACCTCCGAATCTTCTCGCATCGACATCTCAGACAAGTATAAGGTGACTGGATCTTCCAAAAAAGATGCGCAGAACCTCTTCGTTCTAATCAATGGAAGAATCGTCGGAAAGGGCGATCTCATCGATGGAATGATGATCACAACTGTGCTACCGAGCATGATCCTTCTCGAAAAAGATGGATTAAAATTTCGAATTAATTACAATCTGCAATAACGGGGAACTATCCTCTACAGCACATAGGAGCTGTCAAGATGTACGGTTTAGAAAAAAAAGAAAAAGCGACTTTTGAATTTGACTTGGAAAAGGATTTAAAAAGCGATCCAGCCAAAGTTCACAAGCTCATTAAAATGGTAGAAGGAAACATCCTTGAAATTAAAGGAAAACTGCGCCAAGGAGCTGGCTCAGAAGAATTCGATAACTACGGCATTCTTCTTCATGGTTATGCAGCTCTACAGCGCGTATTAAATAGAATCGCAACTAAAAAACAGGATAAAAAATAATGCCCGGCCCTACACTTCATAATCCATGGTCTGGAACGATCTCTTTTTCAACTCTGATTAAAGCCTACATCGCACTACAGAGTAAGGTCGTCTCCGCTGTAAAAAACGTCGCGAGCTCTATTTCGAATGCCACTCCAGGTAAGTTCCTGCTCCTCCAGTTTCAGATGAGCCAGGTAACCCAGATCGGCGACTCGATCTCCAACTTAGTGAGCCAGGTTCAAACTGTGATCAACAACGCAGTGCGAAACCAGAAGACAGGATAAGTTTTTTAATTGTTCATTCTTTACTTTTAGAAGAGGACGCATTACATGCCGCAGCTAGCTAAATACAAAGACCATTTCATCCTCCTCGTCGAGGCTGGCTTTATTGCCGTTAACCAAGCGGATGAGGATGCTGCAGTGAAGCTCTTCCGCGCTTCAGAGCTCCTGAACCCAGAGAGCACTCTTCCTAAAGTAGGATTGGGCTATATGCACCTGTGCAAGCTCGAGCTGAAACAGGCGTGCAAACTGTTCGAAGAAGTTTTGCGTAAAGACCCTGCAAACGAGATGGCGAAAGCCTTCCTCGGCTTGAGCATGGCACTGACACCAAGCGATGTCTCAAAAGGAGAGAAGATTCTCGAAGAGACAGCGAAGCAGTCGAAAGATCCTGGCATCAAGAGCCTAGCATCTACTGCGATCGATTTCGTCGAGCGTTTTGTAAAAAAAGCTCCAGCTCCTATGAGCAGCGCCCCAAAAGCAAAAGAGAAGAAAAAAGCAAAGTAGGTTTGAAGTAGACTCATGGCAGCAAAAGGTCCGTTGGATGAAGTCCCTGGAAAGCAGCGGATAGATGCTACAGCCCCAATCGGCGAGGAGCAGAAGCTCTCTACGACCGGGCAGCCCTTCTCTTCATATATGGAGGAGGCTAAGAGCTCTACTCTTGGCGGCACGACACAGACTCCGCTTGCATCTC
The Chlamydiales bacterium genome window above contains:
- the sctD gene encoding type III secretion system inner membrane ring subunit SctD, with translation MAGYLIAEEGPLTGIILRFEEGQEWVIGRDPDVTDLVLEDPLVSRRHVIIHLTSEGYLLENLSSVNPATQNGKIITESVLLSEGDIIQVGSTFFRFTSKEPALEEEAPVEEAPTLEEEDLTSAEIESTYDARWLMKVITGPNAGAEFSMNKGAIYLIGKDPNLCDIIFHDLSVSRQHARLTVDDQENVFIEDMGSRNGVLINGEPISGKHQISSQDLVALGTTTFLLIDRKEARETIVSATITHPARAEETHGEEEMERETATTTLAPVREWKEMRIKKRHLVLGGIGIFLLFFLFMGTFSLFKVEPVVVAEKHESEQIQEALKNYPDVQFSFTQSNGKLFLVGHVLTAVDKQELLYTLSGISFIGEVEDNVVVDEYVWQNMNALLMSNPDWQGISIHSPSPGKFVMRGYLETLEQAQALSDYMNVNFPYLDRLDNQIVVEGNLATQIQSMLMEKGFGTVLFQLSNGELVLTGRVDEKNKTAYEELVNHFKALMGVRTVKNFVVLSTSESSRIDISDKYKVTGSSKKDAQNLFVLINGRIVGKGDLIDGMMITTVLPSMILLEKDGLKFRINYNLQ
- a CDS encoding DUF5398 family protein produces the protein MYGLEKKEKATFEFDLEKDLKSDPAKVHKLIKMVEGNILEIKGKLRQGAGSEEFDNYGILLHGYAALQRVLNRIATKKQDKK